In the genome of Felis catus isolate Fca126 chromosome E1, F.catus_Fca126_mat1.0, whole genome shotgun sequence, the window CTGCCAAGCACTGTCTTCCCAGAGAGACACCCCAACACCAATGTGCTCCTCTCCCTAAAGCCCAACATAAAACCATCCTTCTTAGTCCCAGGGACTAGGTGACTCCAGATGCCCACACCAGGAAATAAGTTTCCGGGGCCCTTTTCGGACGAGTCCCCGTAAAGCCAACAGCAGGGGTTTCTCCTTCACACCCAGGGCTGTTCCCCTGTTTGTCACGTATGGTCTCCCACCCACACCCCTACCCTTGCCACATAAGCCCGTCTGTCCCTTGTTCCGAGCCCTAACACACAGGGAGGCTCCTAGTAACGGAAGGGTCTGTCACAAGCCCACAGCCGACAGAGCCGGTGCCATCAAACAGGTGTTCCCCTCCTCTTGGTCTCTAACAACAACTCCAGCTTTCCTAAACGGcgccccacccaccaccctggCCCCCAAGAGTTGCCACATCCAGTCTCCGTcttgcccccccccgccccgatctCGGTTGTCCTACGGgggtctcccccctccccatgccaCCCCATGCCCAGCCAAGGGTGCCCCAACCCTCTAACGGGAAAAGCCGCCGCCAGGACTCCGTTCCGAAGCCCAAATAGAGGCCCGACACTTTCCGAAAACCCGTGAGCACCGCTGACACGGGTTCCCACCACCACCAGCGCCCACCCAGGCTCACCGTGCGGATCTGCCTCCGCAAAAGGTAAATGAAGAAGCTCCAGAGCTTGGCGGCGAAGGCCACGAACGTGCGCAGCCCCAGCAGACACTGCGTCCGCATCATCCCGATGACCCCGGCACCGCCGGCCCCGGGGCCCCCGCGGCCCAGCTCCGCCAGCCCCCCGGGGGCAGCCCCCCGCCTCCGGGAGGGGGAACGGGGGCCCCGAGTGGCAGGAAAGGCTGCAGAGAGGGGCACGGAGCGGGCGGCTCAGAAAGCCACCCCCGGCGAGGGGAAAGCCCAGCGGAACCGGGAGCTGGGGGACAGGCGTGGGCAGCCCGCGGGGGCCCACATGGGCGGGGAGTGGCACCGACGGCTTCGCGGAGGTTGCGGGCCGAGACGGGTCGGGGTAGGACGGGGTCCTCAGAGACCgggagggaaggggatggagaattgggggagggggcagtgggggagggggccagggagaagggagggagggagaagggagggggaggggaagggggaagcgGAGGGTGGCCCGCTGCGCAGGCGCGTTAGGGGGCTGCCCGCGGGAAAGGGCGGGCGGGGGCCGCGGCGCGCGAagggccgcggcggcggcggcggcggcggcggacgGGCCGGCTGGGCGAAGGAacggggaaggagggggagggggagccgaAGGGCGCGGATGGCTAGACCGGAGCGGCCTCCCCCTCCCCGAAGTCGGGGGTGCCTTAGCCGCTGGGGAGCGGGGCTGCAGCCTCTGCAGCCTCTGCAGCTGGATTTCCCACTCTGACAGGCGCCATTTTACCGCCCTAAGggctccctcctcctttcttcccccctcctcttcccctctgaCACTGCTTCCGGTGGTGACGTGTATTCGCTTCACCGGGACTAAAGTTCCCCCTCCTCGGTCTATGGGGGCGGGTAGAGGAAAGCGAGAGCGCTCCCAACAAGGCCGCAGTATCGCGCAAGCGCGGAAGGTGGCAGCGGGGCGGACCCCGGGGGCGAGGCGGGCCCCGCCTGGAGCGGCGTGGGCGGGGCGGGTGACGTCTCTCGTCCCCGGGTGTCGGGCCGTCGGACGGGCTCGTGCGGCCTCCTACCCCTCCCGCCGACAACTGCCCCCAACGGCTCTTCCGGCCCCAGTCGTGGTAAAAATGTCCTGCGTCTGTGCGCCGGAGCTCGGGAGGGGCCCCTCCGCGTGAGCGCCCCCTGGGATATTGGACATAATCACCTCTCATTCCGGACCGGGCCGGGTCTCGGTTGTGGGAGGACTCATGGGTGCCCCGCCCCTTTTccctggagggggcggggcggcgggccgTGACGCCATCAGAGGGCGCCCGAGGAGGGACGGGCCGCCAGTTGGAGATGGAGTCGGTGCTGGCTCTGCGCGGCCTGGTGCTGCTGCGGGGTGAGGGCCAGAGGCGCCGGGGGTTGCGAGCTGGGCTCGAGGGGCGGCAGCGGAGAGCGAGAGCCGCGTGTCACCGGCGAGGGGTGGTCCCCCGGGGTCGGTGAGGACGGAAACGTCAGCGTTCTCACGCTGGTTATCCGTCCCTCGCTCTCCCCAGACTCCGTGGAGTGGGAGGGGCGCAGTCTCTTGAAGGCGCTTATCAAGAAAGCTGCGCTGGGGTGAGTATCCCGCAGCCTTCCCCCCGAAGTCCCCGGGAAGGAAGGCTGGGCCCAGCTCTGTGACACTCTCCTTCATCTCTGCCTTAGTGGGGAGCAGGTCCACATCCTGGGCTGTGAAGTGAGCGAGGAAGAGTTTCGTGCAGGTTTTGACTCCAGTGTCAACAGCCGGTAAGCGCAGATTGGGAGAGAGTTTGCTGGGTGTAGGATCCCTGTAGGGAAATTGCTCTCCGTCATATTCATTGAAGGAGTGGATATGTGTCTTTCGGGAGGCCAAGATTCGTAAGAGAAATGAGGAGTGGCGAGTTCATGGAGAACCCAGAGCATGGGCCATAGAAGCGCAGACGGAAATGGAGCGTAGTAAGAGGCCGACGCTGTAGTTTCGCACCAGAAGCTGTACTGGTGGATAAAAATGAACATATTCTGTCTTTTGAGGTATTCAGAATCCGGGGATGGTTATTCCAGACGTGGATTCCAGATTTGCACCAACACTAGCTGCCAGCTACTGAGCGATTTGTTCTAGAGGCGAAAGTAACACACTGTGCAAAATTAGGGACGTATGGGAAGGCAAAGCTGTTCATGGGAGTTGGAAGAGCTTCCTGAGACCAGACCGATAGCAAAGGGTCTCAGCGTGAAAATGAGTTCAGTTGTTATCCCAAAGGCAGTGACGGCCCTTTCAACGTGTAAGAGGCGAGTGATAATCTCATACTGTTAGACTTCTCCGGTGACCAGTGTGGAGAATGGGATTCGAAGGGGGCAGCCTCAGACAGACCGGGAGGGAAGGCTGCTGTGGTAGGCCAGGTTCGCTCAGGGGTGTATGTGTACTGAGCACCAGTTACGAACCGGGTGCTGTGGTAGGCACGGTGAATGAGACGGCTGTGGTCTCTAACGCATCTTAGGGAAAGATGATAGGGGGTGACAGATCTGGCTTAAGACAGTAGCAGTAAGTAAGCATAGAGAGTTTAATTTCCAGGAGTTATCGACTGATGTGGAATAGACCTTAGGAGACCCCTGAACCCACCTGTGTGCCTGGATAAAAAAGATGACTTCCCGGTCTAGACAGCTCAGTAGCTTAAACCTGTGTTCAGCTCTGGTTTTTCAACCATGTGATGGAAGTGATGTTTCGCGTTAAGGTGGCACTTACGAGAGAAGCAACAGATAGGACGGTGGTGTCCAGGAACAAGTTGGGCCACCGTGAATCCGATCCCAGGATGTCTAACCCACGTCAGACTCCCTTTTTCTGTGGTGCTACTTTATCTATGGTTAGTAACACAGGATCTAATTCTTGATCTTCTCTAAACCGTCCTACAGGCAGGAACCGTGTCTCAcatcctgtcccctccctgttccTCCAGGGAATGACACGAGTTAGGCTCCACTCGGGAAACGTTTGATGGTGACGATAACTAACGTTTGTCAAGCGTGTAATACGCGTTAAGGATCGTTCTAAAGATCAAACAGTTGGTATCTGTGCATTTGTTCTACAAATGAAGAAACGGTTTTAGGATAAGTAGCTTATCAGTtaggtgaccttgggtaagtaGTAAAGCCACGCTCAGAGCCCAGGGCTTTCTGACACCAAAGCCTGTGCTGCCCACATGGTAGTCTGTGTCTCAGTTTTAGCTCTAAGTCACAGAGAGCCACAGAGATCACAGGGTGAAGTTCAAGattgaggggaaggggcagggttAATAAGTTGTCTCCTGTTTTCCCTTTGCAGGTTGGTTTACTATGACCTCTTCAGAGACCCGCTCAACTGGGCACAGACTGGGGAAGCCCTTCCGGGGGGACCCCTGGGAGCCTTGCAGGCCATGTGCGAGAGGACGGATCCTGGTCCTGTCACTGTGGCTCTCGATTCACTGAGCTGGCTGCTGCTGCGTCTTCCCTGTGCCGCCCTGTGCCAGGCCCTCTGTGCCATGAGCCGTCGGCACGCCTGCCGTGGTGAGACCCCCTTCATTACTGCTCGTCGTGTACCTTCCCCTGCCAAGGAGTAAGCCCTCTTCCATTCTGAGCAAGAACATAATTAGGGATTGCCAGTTGGGCCTTATTCCgtctatttaatgtttattctagttctgggCTTCTTCGTAACCAGGCTTTTGTTCCTCTTCCGGGTTcatttttactcatttgtttcaTTCGTTCACTCAATGAGTACAAATTACGCGCTATGTGTCAGGCACAAATCTAGATACCAGGAGAGTAAAGACCAGCTGTGCTCAGGTTCTTGTCTTCCAGGAGCTCAAAGTGCCAGAAAGGATACAGACAAGTTAGCAGTTACAAGACAGTCTGATAGCAGCCGTGATGATAAAGGAACATACACAGGGCGTCCTAAGGAAAGAACTGTCTCGAAGAGGAAGGGGTTAGCCAGGCAAATTTGGCCAGACCAGGGGCCCTGGGAGTAGCCCTGAAGTATACCGTGGATTCTAGAACTGACCATGCAGTCAGCTACCCAACTTTGTGTTAAGGTGCTTGAGTCTCTCAGTGTTTCAGTTTACTCTGtaagagtggggggaaggggtgaaATTACAGTATTAGCATGaactatttaactttttttaatgtttatttttgagagagagtgtaagtggggtagaggcagagagggagacacagaatccgaagccggctccaggctctgagctgtcagcacagaggccgacacggggctcgaacttacagaccgtgagatcgtgacctgagctgaagtcagacgcttaatcaactgagccccccaggcgcgcCTAGGAGGAACCATTTAGAATTGCTGTTAGGTCAAGTGATAGCGATGTCATATGCTTCAGCCCAAACATGCCGACGTTTGTAAGCATCAAAACACGAAGGCATCTTCTAGCACAGTGCTGACGCtctttaagtgtgtgtgtgcgcgctccGCAAAAGGGAGAGACAACGGGAGGGAGTCAAAGGCACTGACTGAGATGGGGTCAAGTTCCAAAAGCCTCAAGTAGTTCATCATGTAAGAGATGAAGCTGGAAAGTAAGCAGAGACTGGAAGAGGAAGGGGTTAACTCCGTCCCGAAGGCCCTGAGGGAGGAGCTCCGAGGAAGGACCAAGTCAGAGTAGGCCTGGCTCACATTCACTCTGAGGAGGTGAGGGCTGCAGCTCCGCAGTCCCAGCCTCACCAAGGGAAGTCAGGATTGTGGCGGAGCCGCAACGGAACGTGGGgcaccccctccttcctcctcctttactgttccatccctggcctccactctGAGTGTCCCCCACTGCCCTTTGTGCCCCACGCTTGTTGTCCTTCCAGGTGGCAGCCTCGCAGCGGAGCAGCTGTGCGTGCTAGGCCTGCTGCACCGAGAGCTCCACGGCCCGGGCCCCATGGGAGCATTGAGCAGCCTTGCCCAGACCGAGGTGACCCTGAGTGGTACAGCGGGCCAGGCCTCGGCCCACATCCTCTGTCGGAGGCCCCGACAGCGCCCAACCCTCGAGGTCAGGAGAACCCCGGGGAACCACTAAGGTCAGGGTCAGACGGAAGGGGAGTCTTGGCGGAAAGAAGAGTAAGAAAGCTGGTGTGGCCGAGCgcttccctctgtctccttgtTTTGTCATTTCCCTCCTGATCCTCACCTCGGCCCTGGGAGGTGGCTTGTTTTGTTGTCCCCTTACCCAAGTTACAGACAGtgagtggtagagccaggatttgaacgcAGGATTGCCTGATTCGGATCCCGTGGGCTTAACCAAGAGGAGATCTTGACTTCCAAGAAACGGCAAAGGAGAAAAGACTGGGAGCGGTTGTTGGGGGAGAAGGAGCGAGTCCCTTCGGAGAGCTTTGAAGGAGGGCGAGGGGAAGAGCGGGGGCTGGAAGCTGTTACACTGATGGTGGggcgggcaggggtgggcaggggcagggccgccgggggcggggggggggggaggtggtccAAGTTCTTCTCTCTGGTTTGTTCCGTCAGGTGGAAACAACCTTCCTGTTAATACTCTTTCTTCTCCCCCAGACTCTGTGGTTCTCCGTCCTGCCTGACTTGAGCCTGGATCTCCAAGGGGGACCCCCGCTAgagtcccagccccacccagaTCCTCACACACCGCAGGTATCTCGCAGGCCAGGGGCGGAAACGAGGGAACGAGGGAACGGGGGAACGGAGCTTGTGGGCCTGGTGAAAGGAGAGACTGGAaactgcagggggtgggggtggggtcaggggtGCAGCCATGAGGCAGTGGCAGTATCCCTCGTGCCTGCAGGTGGACCCCGCCTCCCACTTGACCTTTAACCTCCACCTGTCCAAGAGAGAGCGAGAAGCCAAGGATAGCCTGACACTGCCTTTCCAGTTCAGCTCCGAAAAGTAAGGTTGGGGGCCGGGCGCCTGGGTTCCTGAGTAGAGCCCTGCGTCCGGGCCTGAGAGGTGGGGTGATGGCAGGTTATTGATTAACCTCAGACTTTACAGGGGCTGAAGTCCACCTCCAAAGACAAGTCTGGGGAGTGGTTCTCTACCCGCTCCTGCCCCAACGAGGCTAAAGGGCCTCTATGTCTCCTTTTTCGCCATTAGAGCCTTAGGTCACAGAGCAATCGGGTCTGGGCTGAGCCAGACCAGACCCTGGGGAagtggccctgcccctctctAGGCAACAGTGTTACTGGGAGGACGGGAAGCCAGTTGGGTGTGGTAGGGACAGGTTCATAATGGCCTCTGTATGCCTGTCGTTCCGTGCTCAGTGTGTGGGCGGGCGAAGCCACACCGTGGCAGGATCCGTGCCCTTGAGCTGCTAAGAACGTAGGGGATCGTTAGGAGAGCGGCATCAGTCTATCCCGGTGCTGGATGCGGCTCCCATGCTGACTAAACGAGGAGGTCAGAGaaagggacttgaacccagaaaACACGAAAGCCAACGAGAAAGAGGGAGTCAGTCACCAGGAAGCGTGTCCAGACAGGACCAGCACccgctccccctcctctccccagacaGCAGGCTCTGCTGCGCCCTGGGCCCGGCCCTGCTACCAGCCGCATCTTCTATGAGCCAGACACGTTCGATGACCTGGACCCAGAAGACCCAGATGGTGACCTGGATGTTTGACGGGGAGCCTTGACTAGCCTgtactggggaggggggagagagaccTTGGACGCGTAACCATCCTTTCGTTGTTTGCGGCGGCCTTACCCTGCCCCACCTGTGTTCCCTGTGTGCGGAGGTCCTGCCTCGTGACCCCCGAGTCAGGGAGTGGCTTCCAGGCGGGACAAGAcacgggaaggggcagaggggaaggtgaGGGAACAGAGACGCCTCCCTTCCCAGcctaataaaatctatttttttacgAAAAAAGAAACTTTGCTAGCTGTGTAAGCGGGAGTTGGCAGTGGGAGGGACTGcgtgggaagaggcagggaagccaGGCACCTGAGTCTTGGAGAGTCACTAGCGTTGGGGCCCAAGTGACAGCGGTGCCACAGGGAGGGCCTTGCACACCGATAGCGCTCAGggtgtgttgttttaaactgaAGCAGATACACTTAAAGGTTCCGGGTTCCCTGCAAGGATCTGGGTTGAAAGAAAGCAGAGACCCtgaagggggaggaaaaaaaagcctcCTTTCCAAAACATACGGTTTTATTCCTGTACAAAAAGCACACCCTCCTCTTTTTGCGTCCCTCACCCAACCCCCTCGGGGGAACTGTACAAGGTGCGCGAGCGAGCGGGGTGGCGGGGCTTGTCTGTCTCCGCACCCCGCCCACGGGCCGAGCTCTGCCCCAGGCCGGTTCAGGTCCCCGGGCACACCACAGGCTGCCAGGCCGGGCCAGGGGGCCCCCGGCTCACACATACTCCTTGGCAGAGTTGGGCTTGGGGTAGGAGCGGGGTGCGCGGTACCCAGCTTTGCTGTCACTCCCGGGACAGGAGCAAGAGAGCAGGGCGCCTCCCAGGATGACCAGAGCCGACCCCGCCCAGCCAATGAAGATGGCAGGACCGAACTCGTACCTATGGAGAGAGGGGGTCGGGGTCAGAAACGCTGCCTTTCCTGGAGGGGGATCCGGAACTGTCGCCCCTTTAGGAGGCCGGGCTCCCATACTTACTTCAGATTCATGGGGACCAACGGGTTATAAAAGTCTGTGACGATCTGGTGGCCGTACCAGGAACAAGCTACCAAGGCAGCAAGACCTGGGGGCGAGAGAGACTGGCATGTTGGGAGGCCCGGGGCCGGCACCTTGCTCGCCTCCACGCTCCGCCTGGGCCCTCCTTGGGCCTGCAGCTCACCTGCCACGATGAAAACGATGCCTCCGGTCATGGCTATCCGGGCCTTCTTCACTTTGTCGTCTCCCCCGCAGCTTGTACACTTCATGCCCATCGTGGCCACGAACATGGCCAGGAAGCCCAGCACCAGGGACACCACCATGAGGGCTCGGGTGGCCTGGATGGCCGCTGCGGGGAAGGGGGAAGGACGCCCTCATTCCTGGAAACGCGGGTCGCTgggctggggcccctggggcgTCCGAGCCCCGCGCAGCGCCGGGTGGATCCCGCCCCCTCCCGGCTCCGCGGCCTCGCCGCTCCGCCCCGCCCTCCTTCTGCCTTAGGACCCGCCCGGGGCGCGAGGGTTTCGGCGAAACCGCCCcggctggggagaggggggcagggaggaaggggcccGCGGagaggggcggcggcggcggcggcggcggccggagcCCCCGCACGGGCCGCAGATCTCGGCCCGCGGCCCAGCCCTGACCCCCATTATCGCGGCCACCGGCTCTGTGGCTTCGGCTAATCGGCCGATAAGATTACAGGCCGCAGGCGGCGGCCCTCGTCTGACGGCGCGCACGGCTCCTCCGCGGACCCAGCGCCCTCCGCCCCGCGCCGCCTTTTGTCCGAGAGAAAAGGGCGGGAGACGGAGGCCGCCAGCCGCGCAGGGCGGCGGGGGTAGGAGAGGCCTAGAGGGGGCTGGGCCGCCGGGCGACGAGACCCGGGGAGTctcggccggggtgggggggggggggcgcagccGACGTGCagcccccaccaccccgcccccggcccggtCCGGCCGCTTCCGCGTCCTGCACCCCCGCAACCCCGGGCGTCGGGCCTCGCGCCCTTGCTCCGCACCCCGCCCGGCGCCCTCGTTCCCGGGCGCGTCCGCCCCGTCGGCCCCGCGGCCTTACCCGGCAGGGCGAGCACCGAGTCGTACATCTTGCAGCTCATCATGCCGGTGCTCTGCGTGACGCAGTCCATCCACAGCCCCTTGTACATGGCCTGGGCCGTGATGATGTTGTCGCCCGCGTACGAGCTCATCTGCCACTGCGGGATGGCGGTGGCCGCCACCAGGCCCACCCAGCCCAGCAGGGCCAAGGCAAAGCCCAGCAGCTGCAGGCCCGAATTGGCCATCTTCGCCCTCGGAAGAGCCTGGGGACGCCGGGCGGGCGACCCTGCGGTACAGCAAACCCACCTCGGGGGGGCAGCCCCACAGAAAGAGACGAGTCACCCGAAGAGAAGGTTGGGGTCAAGTGACTGCAGATCTTTTTGTCACTCgagaaaaacaccaaaaaacaaaaaaaaccacacacacacacaaatcgatcCTTCCGGCGGGGCAAGGGTCTCACAGAAGGATCAGGCCACGCCCGGGGACTGGTGGTCGAAAAAGCGATCCCCCGAAGGCCAGGCGGTCCCCTCCGGCGTTCTCCGCGACCCTACCCAGACGGAAGGCGGAGGGGCGGTGTGTGCGCGGTCCTGGGTACTGGAAGCCCCCAAAGTGCCCTGGGCTGTCGGCCTGAGGCTGCAGTGCCCGGTGGCTCGGCGGTGAGCGGGCAGGTGCTGGCGGACAGGTGCGGCGCACCTGAGTATATGTAGGGCGTCAGGGGCGCGCCCCCGCGGGCACCGGGAGCGCGGGGGGGAGGCGGGACCAGAGGGCGGCCGAGGGTGACCTGACGTCACCGAAGGGACACTCACCTGAGCCGGAAGtcctggcccccacccctccttgccCAGGTGAAGAGGAAGAAACCTGAGCCCCAGGGTCACGCCCCTTCTCCTGCCCGGCTTGGATTGCGGGTAGGGAGGAGGCGGCGGCTTCTCTGGAGTTCCCAGCTTGGAGTCAGCCCCTCCAGACTGGACTTCCCTGGGCGGCGGGatgccccttctcctctccccggCAGGTGCGCCTGGGATACTGCGGCCCCAGAGCGGGGGACACCCTGGGCCCCTCGGTTCcgcaccccctccacccctcccctccgctgggactcttggtttctactctAGGCGCTCTTTGTCCTGCCCTACTTTCGTCCCCAcccctctgcttccttttcttcagtCGGCTCTCCTAAGCGTCCCCACCTTGGGGAACCCTAGCTCCAGTCCCTCAGAACTGCCCCCCTTCAGCAGCCTCCTTGGAGTCTGCATTCCCAGAACCACCAGCCCAGCAGCACCCCGATGCCCGGTGCCCCCTGGCCGCCACCCTCCTGTCCCGCCCTCCAGCTGACACCTGGCTCCCAGGCCCCGGCCTCCACAGCCCCATCTTCTTGGCTGTCCATTCCAATCCCTATCCCTGACCTGCCTGGACCCTTGGCACCCCACCTCAAGGGGGTCACTATCCCCCACCTGCGACGAGGGTCCTTCCtagcaaaaggaagaaagcacTGAGGCCAGAAGTCAGCAGAGGGTGGGGAGCGGGGTCAGGCCTAGGTGACATTCTTGGCCACACCTGTCGCTCCCTTCCCTTGGAGACTTTCCAAACCTGTACtccactttctccttccctcccgtCTTAAAcacatttccctttccttctttctgagcCTGGACCTGACTCTGTGCACCCTCTCCGTCATGCAGGGCTTCCTCCCTCGGGAGTCTacctcccagccccttccctgcccctgcgCCCCGCAGCGCCACTCTGCTGCCCCCTGGCCCGGagtcctccccacccacctctccgcTCCCAGACCCACGTGTTTCCAGCCCCCCTCTCCATGTCTATTTTTTCCCTCCACTCTCCcacatttcccatttttcttcctcctctcaaaCATTTCTCTGTAAGGCTCTCCTTTTTTGATTCATGGTgaggtgttgttgttttttttaacctatctttttttcttacaatttattttgagagagagagagagagagagagagaatcccaagcaggctccacactgtcagcccagagcccgatgtggctcgaacccacaagagTGAGATtgtgacttaagccaaaatcaggagtcagaagcccaaccaactgagccacccaggtgccccaagtttttttttttgttgtttttttgtttttttgtttttgttttttttaaggtgctTTCCAGCTCCAAAATGTTATGTTTCTCATTACGGAAGTATATCCAGCTTGTGTGCAAGCTCACTGCCACACCTCAGTCTGACCCGCCACATCTGCCTCTTGCCTGCCCACCCCAGCTGCCTCCAAACCGACAGCCCCGTTTCCCCGCTTGTCCTTTTGAAATCTATTCTCCGGAAGTGaactggtttgtttgtttcagactGGGGTCCCGTTACTTTCTGTTTAAAATCCTTaaagcagggggcacctgggtggctcagtaaattaagtgtctgattttggctcagggcctgatctcacggttcgtgagctcgagccccctgtcgggctctgagctgaccgcgCTGAGcctgatcctctctctctctgcccctcccctactcgttccCGGGCGCCGGTGcatgcgcgcgcacgcgcgctctctctctgtctctcgctctctctctcaataaatacacttaaaaaaataaaaatgaaacaaaatcctTAAAAGCCTCCAAAGTCTCTCCTCGCTCCAGTGTTGCTACACTGGGCTTGGCAAAATAAATGCCGTGTGTGGCTCGCCGGACTGTGCCTCGGCCATACgagccctctctctgctcccgaCGTGTATCTCTTTTACTACTTTCCTTCACACACTCTGTTCTCTACGCCTGGATGCTCttgtccctgtcccctcccctccttcctctaccCTGCTGACCGACGCATCCGACTCATCCTTCAGCAATCAGCTGGAGTCTCGCTTCTCCTGGGAAGCCTGACCTGACCACCCCGCCCCAGACTGAGTCATATCCCTCGGTGGATGTGCTCACTCACCGCTACTTGGTGCTTTAACTGCATGACTTCTTATCACAGAAACTATTTACTCGCGTGCCTATTTACTCAGTGTCAGTCTTCCCCTGTCGATGCCTCCGGGTTTATcgccaataaatatttgatgaatgaatgaaaaaataaactacaaattaACGATGTTTTCATCCACTGGTTCAACAAATGTT includes:
- the ELP5 gene encoding elongator complex protein 5 isoform X2; translation: MESVLALRGLVLLRDSVEWEGRSLLKALIKKAALGLVYYDLFRDPLNWAQTGEALPGGPLGALQAMCERTDPGPVTVALDSLSWLLLRLPCAALCQALCAMSRRHACRGGSLAAEQLCVLGLLHRELHGPGPMGALSSLAQTEVTLSGTAGQASAHILCRRPRQRPTLETLWFSVLPDLSLDLQGGPPLESQPHPDPHTPQVDPASHLTFNLHLSKREREAKDSLTLPFQFSSEKQQALLRPGPGPATSRIFYEPDTFDDLDPEDPDGDLDV
- the ELP5 gene encoding elongator complex protein 5 isoform X1, yielding MESVLALRGLVLLRDSVEWEGRSLLKALIKKAALGGEQVHILGCEVSEEEFRAGFDSSVNSRLVYYDLFRDPLNWAQTGEALPGGPLGALQAMCERTDPGPVTVALDSLSWLLLRLPCAALCQALCAMSRRHACRGGSLAAEQLCVLGLLHRELHGPGPMGALSSLAQTEVTLSGTAGQASAHILCRRPRQRPTLETLWFSVLPDLSLDLQGGPPLESQPHPDPHTPQVDPASHLTFNLHLSKREREAKDSLTLPFQFSSEKQQALLRPGPGPATSRIFYEPDTFDDLDPEDPDGDLDV
- the CLDN7 gene encoding claudin-7; the encoded protein is MANSGLQLLGFALALLGWVGLVAATAIPQWQMSSYAGDNIITAQAMYKGLWMDCVTQSTGMMSCKMYDSVLALPAAIQATRALMVVSLVLGFLAMFVATMGMKCTSCGGDDKVKKARIAMTGGIVFIVAGLAALVACSWYGHQIVTDFYNPLVPMNLKYEFGPAIFIGWAGSALVILGGALLSCSCPGSDSKAGYRAPRSYPKPNSAKEYV